The stretch of DNA CCCATTTTACCGTGACCGGCAATGTAGCCCCCGAAAACTGTCGCAAATACGATAATAATACCGACAAAACCCATATTGTTGTTCCTCTTCAGTTCCTCTATCGGATCTCATTGTGGTAACATTGAGTCATGGGTGAAAGAACTTGGCAAAAGTCGAGAGTAAGACTAACTAAGAACTTCGACTTAGATGAAGGATCAGCATGAATTTCGGGCGCGTTATCATCTTAATTATCAGCTTATTGGTTTTCACTAGCCCTAAGGCTTGGTCGCAAGTTCCCAACACCCGCGTGAATGAGAAAGACCCTCTCATCGCCAATCTTCAGGTCTTTCCGCAAGACTGGGCCCCGGGGCAAGGCGGCAGCATTAAAATTGAAATGACACTGCCCGATGGTTTCCATGCTTATGAAGATCAGTTTCGCGTCGTTATTTTAGAGCCCGATGGATTTCAAGTGGCTCCTTTTAAGATCGAGCCGCTCAAAAAATGGTATGATAAATTCTCGAAAAAAGATCGCACGGGAATTGAAAAGAAAGCCACTCTCACCGCGCATATTGAGGCTCCGAATCGTTTTTTAAAAAAATATAAAAGCTTAAAAATCGAACTCACTTACCAAGCTTGCTCCGAACAGTTCTGTCTGTTCCCGACTTCAAAAATCATCGATGCCCCCATCACGGTGAGCCCGGTTGAAGGCGAGATGCAAATCACCGCGGCCCCGGAAGTGACCCACACGCCGACGACCTCGTTTTTTGGCAGCGAAAATTTTAACAAGTATTTAGGTTCTAGCATTTTTGCGGGGCTTATCTTTGTTTTCTTTGCCGGGTTATTTACCAGTTTCACCCCTTGTATCTTCCCCATGATTCCCATCACTTTGGCGGTCTTAGGCAATCATTCGCAGAATAAATCACGTCTGCAAAATTTTATTACGTCGCTGATTTATGTTTTGGGTATTGCTACGACCTATTCCATCTTAGGCCTGATAGCGGCTTCAACCGGGGGACTGTTTGGTGCAAGCCTCGGCAGTCCGATCGTTTTATCGGTGGTGTGTGTGATTTTCTTAGCGATGGCTTTAAGCATGTACGGCCTCTTTGAAATTCAAGTGCCGGCTTTTATTCGCAATCGTTTGGGGCGCACATCGCAAAAACAGAACTTGGGTGGCGCTTACCTGACCGGTATGTTTGCCGGTATTGTCGCCAGCCCTTGCGTGGGACCAGTTCTGGTGGCCATTTTGACTTACGTGGCTTCGACCCAAAATAAATTCTTAGGTTTTATCTATCTGTTCACGTATGCCTTGGGTTTGGGTCTGATCTTTATTGCCTTGGGACTTTCAAATCAATTGATGAAGTCGTTGCCTAGATCTGGCGCTTGGATGAATGGATCTAAATTTATTTTGGGCAGTTTGATGATGGTGGCATTTTATTACTATCTCAATCTTCTTTTGCCAGAAAGATTCTTTGATTTGGCCCTGGGGTTGGGCTTGATCGTGATCGCCAGCGTGTTTGGCGCCTTCTTACCAAATAAGGCTTCAATGTTCGATCATGTTCGCAAAGGCTTAATGCAAGCCGTCCTTATTGTCGGCATCGGACACCTGGTGTTTTCGGCCTTTGATCTGCGACCCTACATGCGCAGCCGCATGATGGCCGCCGACAGTCTTAACAAAATTCAAAAATTAGATTGGAAAGATTATTCCGACGAAGCCCTGGCGGAAGCCGCGAAACTGGGAAAACCCGTCATTATCGATTTTTGGGCTGAATGGTGCATGGCTTGTCACGAGATGGAAGAAAAAACTTTCACCGATGCTCGCGTACAGGCTTTGGCCGGCAAATATGTTTTATTGAAATTCGATGCAACTCAAGATTCAGAGATGCTCAAAAAACTGCGCAAGAAATACCGTATTCAAGGTTTACCAACCATTTTATTTTTTAATCCTCACGGTGTGTGGATCGATGCTTTGACGCTCACTGAATTTGAAAAAGCCGATGCTTTTGTGAAGCGCATGGAAAAAGCGGGTCAGTAAAAATAAAAAGGCTTCGTCAAAAACGAAGCCTTTTTATTTTAATTCAGCTTAAAAAACTACAAACGCTTCAGACGTGCGATTTCCATTTTGGCTTCATTCAAAGCCGCTTGGCTGGCTATCATTTGCGCTTCTTTTTCCGCCAACAATTTTTGCAGATGATTCATGCGCACTTCAAAACTTTTTACGATGTTGTTGTGGCGATCCACCATTTCTTGCACTTTAAGATCAAGAGCGCGACGTTCGTTAACCTTCGCGGACAACATAGAAATTTTTTGACCCGCTTCTGTCGCAAGGCCGTTGTGGCTTTGTTCTAAGCGAGTTAAAAGAGAAGCCTGTTTTTCAAATTTTACGTTGGACGTTTTAATCCATTCGTTGACTGAGCCTACGATCTTTTCCAACTGGTTATGAAGATTCTGGTTCTGAGAACGCAGCTCGAAAATCTGGCGATCGGTGTTAAGATAGTTTGAATTATTGCCTAGATTCGCAGCAGCATCGGCTGGGGAACTTTTAACGACCTTCTTTTCGCCAAACAATTCCGGATTCAGTTCTTTTTGCATAATGACCCCTTCCGTGGACTTCAAAAAAATTCTCTCCAAAACAGTATATTTTCTCTGGACTAAAAATTCAAATGTTCATACTTTAGCGGCGAAGGAAGGATTTCACGTGCTTAAAGTTGGACAACTCATAAAATTTGTAGCTCAACTCAATCCGCAGAACACTCCAACGCGTCTTTCCTTTTATAATTTCCTGAATGGCTTCCCACATCCTGACGACGAATTATCCTCTGAATTAATCGAAATGTTTTTTGCCTATTGCATGGATTATCCGCACTGGGCTTCGAATAAACAGCAGGTCGGTTCTGAAGTTCAATTTTTGTTAGAGCATTTTAATAGTTTCTATCAGCAGAAATTTGATCTCAGCTCCATTCGTTTTCCGCAAACCCAACAGCTCATCGAAATCGAACATTTGGCTGATTTCGTGGATACCGTGACATCCTACGTTAAGACGCTATGCGGCGAAAAAGACAAATTCCGGGTCCTCCCGGATCAGAACAAGCGTGTTGTCGTCATTGTTTTGCGCGAAGACCGCAGCCTTGAGGTCCGCAGTTTCGACAAAAAATTTGTTATCCGTCACGGAAAACTGGAGCCTTTACGTAAAGATCTTGTTCTTTACTATACACCCGACTTGGAACTAAGCCCGGAGCACACCCATAAGCTTGAGGTCGCTCCCTACATCACTGGGCAATTTACAATTCTGAATGACCGAGTGAACGGCTGCCTTTTGCGTGGCTACGTTTTCCAAAAGCTTCAGGAATTTAAAAACGAACCTTTGCAAGAGCAAACGCGCCTTTTGTTCCCCATTAAGCGCCTAGAACAATTCTTCGTCGACCGCCGATCAGATCCCTATTATCAGGATTTGATCAGCCAGCTTGAGCGCACAACAGCCTTGGTTCAACAAGGTGACTCTGAGGCCTCAAATTGGTCTTCGATCGTCTTAAATAAGGCCGAAACGGCCTTAGATAATGTCTTTTTGGGAGATAAACTCATGACTCTTTTAGTGCGTGATTTACGTCATGCCCTTGGAGAATCTACCCTACGCAAGAAAATCTCCTCTTCTGAGCTCTCTAGTGATATGTTGTCGGTTCAATTACCAGTTCAACCGAATACTGAGGCTGATGAAGAATGTCTGAAAATAACTCCACTCAAAGGGTACGACTTAACAAACTAATCGCGGATAGCGGACTGGCGTCTCGTCGCCATGCAGATCGCATGATCGAAGAGGGCCAAGTCACCGTTAATGGCAAACGCGTGTACGAATTAGGCATCAAAGTTGATCCTCAAAATGACCGTATCGTGGTCGATGGTAAAGCTCTTCGCAAAGCCCTGACTCAAAAACTTTATGTGATCTTAAATAAACCTAAAGGCGTCTTAACAACGATGGATGATCCTCACAATCGTCCGACGGTGGCTGAATATCTTGCCGGCGTCCCGGGCCGCGTGTTCCCTGTGGGGCGTCTGGACTGGGATTCTGAAGGCATGTTGATTTTGACAAACGACGGTGACTTCGCCAACAAGGTCATGCATCCGAAAGCCGAAGTTACCAAAACTTATTTAGTGAAATTAGATGGCAAACCCGAAGCACACCATATAGAAAAACTAAAAAAAGGCGTTTCGATCGTCGGTGGTCGCGTGTCGGCTCGTCATATTGAAAAAGTAAAAAAATCAGGCGATAAAAAATCTGATAAATACGAATGGTATAAAATCATCATCACTGAGGGTAAAAACCGTCAGATTCGTCAGATGTTTGCCAAAGTAGGTTTTGACGTTTTAAAACTGCAACGTGTGGCGATTGGTCGTTTGCGTATGGCCGCTTTAAAACCGGGTGAACTTGTTTTCGTTAATGAAGCCGCGATTGAGCGTGTCTTCTTGGCGGACAATCCCGATGAGTTAAAAACAAAGCGTACTTACAAAGGACGCGCGCCGGAACAAAAAAACGTACAGAAGAAATCTGCCAACAAAAAACCAGCTAGCAAAAAGCTGTTCAAATCTAAAGACGAATAATGATGAACCCAAGGCTTCGCGGCACCATTGAAATTTCAATTGCCAGCGCCTGTTTTGGGTTTTTAGGTATTTTCGGCAAATGGGCCTTTCAAAATGGCCTTTCCGTCGGCGAACTTCTTTCTTATCGCTTCACTCTAGCCGCGCTTTTAATTTGGATCTTCCTTCTTTTATTCCGTCCTCAATGGGTGCGATTAAGCTTCAAGCAAACCGCCATCGCCGCACTCTTGGGAATTTTCGGTTACGCATTTTTTTCGACCCTTTATTTCGAAGCCGTTCAGGGCTTAAGCGTCACTCTTGCAGCCCTTTTGCTTTACACCTATCCATTTTGGGTGAATATCTTTTCCCACGCATTTACGCATGACAAAATTTCTCGCAAAGAAGCCTTATGTTTGGTGATGGCATCGATCGGTTTGGTCTTACTGCT from Bdellovibrio bacteriovorus encodes:
- a CDS encoding protein-disulfide reductase DsbD family protein; this translates as MNFGRVIILIISLLVFTSPKAWSQVPNTRVNEKDPLIANLQVFPQDWAPGQGGSIKIEMTLPDGFHAYEDQFRVVILEPDGFQVAPFKIEPLKKWYDKFSKKDRTGIEKKATLTAHIEAPNRFLKKYKSLKIELTYQACSEQFCLFPTSKIIDAPITVSPVEGEMQITAAPEVTHTPTTSFFGSENFNKYLGSSIFAGLIFVFFAGLFTSFTPCIFPMIPITLAVLGNHSQNKSRLQNFITSLIYVLGIATTYSILGLIAASTGGLFGASLGSPIVLSVVCVIFLAMALSMYGLFEIQVPAFIRNRLGRTSQKQNLGGAYLTGMFAGIVASPCVGPVLVAILTYVASTQNKFLGFIYLFTYALGLGLIFIALGLSNQLMKSLPRSGAWMNGSKFILGSLMMVAFYYYLNLLLPERFFDLALGLGLIVIASVFGAFLPNKASMFDHVRKGLMQAVLIVGIGHLVFSAFDLRPYMRSRMMAADSLNKIQKLDWKDYSDEALAEAAKLGKPVIIDFWAEWCMACHEMEEKTFTDARVQALAGKYVLLKFDATQDSEMLKKLRKKYRIQGLPTILFFNPHGVWIDALTLTEFEKADAFVKRMEKAGQ
- a CDS encoding pseudouridine synthase, which produces MSENNSTQRVRLNKLIADSGLASRRHADRMIEEGQVTVNGKRVYELGIKVDPQNDRIVVDGKALRKALTQKLYVILNKPKGVLTTMDDPHNRPTVAEYLAGVPGRVFPVGRLDWDSEGMLILTNDGDFANKVMHPKAEVTKTYLVKLDGKPEAHHIEKLKKGVSIVGGRVSARHIEKVKKSGDKKSDKYEWYKIIITEGKNRQIRQMFAKVGFDVLKLQRVAIGRLRMAALKPGELVFVNEAAIERVFLADNPDELKTKRTYKGRAPEQKNVQKKSANKKPASKKLFKSKDE